One genomic window of Rhodopirellula bahusiensis includes the following:
- a CDS encoding N-6 DNA methylase translates to MGKEFFTLGASKELVELFDQAARKTGHGRGRVFSDFLTVSRCALAGGTMEDEYHETIKKGYTDGDPGKRAIDTLKTAFHLLIGAMEDTGQDVLGDVFQGAITYGENGQFFTPDSVCAVMAGLTVPSERTEERRSVNDPACGSGRQLLAVAKTQPHWEFTGQDVDHRCVQMTAINMGLNGLRGWAVWQNTLTLECNRVYKIGFGLHGGMIREVPIEKSPFDYRTIQKPEAKNARPGEPERPVEPPQDRQKPSQLDLF, encoded by the coding sequence ATGGGAAAAGAGTTTTTCACACTTGGTGCGAGCAAGGAGCTTGTCGAGTTATTCGATCAAGCCGCACGTAAAACCGGACATGGTCGTGGCCGCGTTTTCAGCGACTTCCTTACCGTTTCGCGTTGTGCACTCGCCGGCGGAACCATGGAGGACGAGTATCACGAGACGATCAAGAAGGGCTACACCGACGGTGATCCGGGCAAGCGAGCAATCGACACTCTCAAGACGGCGTTCCATCTTCTAATTGGGGCCATGGAAGATACGGGCCAAGACGTGCTCGGTGATGTCTTCCAAGGAGCCATCACCTACGGAGAAAACGGCCAGTTCTTTACGCCCGATAGCGTTTGCGCGGTCATGGCTGGACTTACTGTCCCCAGTGAAAGGACCGAAGAACGACGCAGCGTCAATGATCCCGCATGCGGGTCCGGCCGCCAACTCCTAGCCGTCGCCAAGACGCAGCCCCATTGGGAGTTTACCGGGCAGGATGTTGACCATCGATGCGTTCAAATGACTGCGATCAACATGGGCCTGAATGGACTGCGCGGATGGGCCGTTTGGCAAAACACGCTCACGCTTGAATGCAACCGCGTTTACAAGATCGGATTTGGCCTGCACGGTGGAATGATCCGCGAAGTTCCAATTGAAAAATCGCCTTTTGATTATCGGACGATCCAGAAGCCGGAAGCAAAGAACGCAAGACCAGGTGAACCGGAACGCCCCGTCGAACCACCCCAAGATCGACAGAAGCCATCGCAGCTTGATTTGTTCTAG
- a CDS encoding DUF6876 family protein: MGTLTDQELNQFTGDLVRYRHQLNRSVIYTPGVRHMAEKGAAYWLIDAIVSHFNSPAFNRAAARDYRIETMHFWTFEKGHGTTGQLVARADGPEEPFLVQNIDYTDFPLETINIWAAFDGEHWTLYLPSEH, from the coding sequence ATGGGCACACTCACCGATCAAGAACTCAACCAATTCACCGGGGACCTGGTTCGATACCGCCACCAACTCAATCGTAGCGTGATCTACACGCCAGGCGTTCGTCACATGGCCGAGAAAGGGGCCGCTTACTGGCTGATCGATGCCATTGTTAGCCATTTCAACAGCCCCGCATTCAACCGTGCTGCCGCTCGGGACTACCGCATCGAGACGATGCACTTTTGGACCTTCGAGAAAGGCCACGGGACCACAGGGCAACTCGTTGCCAGAGCCGATGGACCGGAGGAACCGTTCCTGGTCCAGAACATCGACTACACCGACTTCCCGCTCGAAACGATCAACATCTGGGCGGCGTTTGATGGCGAACACTGGACGCTCTATCTCCCCAGTGAGCACTAA